GCGTCAGCCAGGGAACGAGCGCGACGAAACCGAGCATTCCCAGGTCGAGTGGGAAGAACGCGGCCCACAGCAATACGCCGGAGGCGATCGCGGGCAGGAATACGCGAAGCTTCACGCGGAATCCTTCCAAATTCGGGCAGGGGTGCCAGTTACAGCAGCACCACTTCCATGAGTGTACCGCGATCGACGCGGGCTTCGCCGGCGGGTAGCACGAGCAGCGCATCGGCCGGTTGCAAGCCAGCCAGATCCGGCGCGCCGGAATTCGGCAGCGGCCGCACGCTCCAACCCGTTTCGCCCGGCACCAACTGCGCTGGTCGGTAGGTCGGGCGGTCGTTACTCTCAGCCAACCCTTCCGTCACCGGCAGACGGATTTTGCGCGGACCGGGGGCTTCGTGTCCACCCAGGATTCGGAGGGCGGGGCGCACGAAGAGTTCAAAGCCCACGAACGAACTCACCGGGTTGCCTGGTAACCCGAACACCAGCACGCCGGTTTCGGTGGTGCCGAACAGCAGTGGCTTGCCCGGTTTCATGCGTACTTGTTGCACGTGAAAGGAGACTCCGAGTTCCTTGAGCACGTTGGGGACGAGGTCAAAATCGCCGACCGACACCCCGCCTGCGATCAGCAACACTTGGGATTCGGCGAGCCCCTTCGCGATGAGTGCTTTTGTGACGACGCGATCGTCCTTCGCGATACCGAGATATTGCGGAAGTCCACCGCCGCGAACGGTTTGGGCCGTGAGCATCGGCCCGTTCGAGTTGCGAATTTGCCCGGCACTTGGCTTCGTACCGGCTTCGACCAGTTCGTCGCCGGTGGCAATAATGCCGACACGCGGGCGCGGGAACACGGGGACCGCGGTCTGTCCGACGTTCGCCAGCACGCCCAATGCGGCCGGGTTAATCACCGTACCGGCGGTCATGACCGGTTCGCCGGCCCGCATCTCCGTGCCGCGTGCGTACACGTACTGGCGCGGTTTCACGTCCGGATCGGTAATGCGAACGCGACCGCCTTCCAGCGTTTGAGTGTCCTCCTGCATCACGATCGCGTCCGCGCCGTCGGGGATCGGTGCGCCCGTAAAGATGCGGCTCGCTTCGCCGGCCCCAACGGATTTCGTCGGCATCTTCCCGGCGGGCACTTCTTCGATCACCCGAAGTTCCGCGTTCGGTGAGGCGCAATCCGCAGCCCGTACCGCGAAGCCATCGCGTAGGGACTTTGAGAACGGTGGTGAATCCGTGTCCGCAACGACATCGGCTGCGAGTACCTGCCCGAGTGCATTGGCTGCGAGTGCGGTCACTTCGGGCTTTAGCGGCTTCGCGTGTTTCAGCACGATGGCCAGCGCGTCGGCAACTTCGCGCATCGAAAGTTCTCCGGGTGGATTTGGGTTGTATACTGCTCAACCTGAACCAGACTACCCGGGAATTTAAGCACTTGGCGCGTGCCTTCCGTTTCGGTTACACCCCAGGTTACACTCGGACGCGGGACGGATGAGAATGGAGTGCAACCGGGACATGCTACGGGCCGGCGAATGAAAGCGGCAACTGTGCCGGGGAGCGGAGCGGGCCGGGGCTCGTTTCCGGCCCGCACCGCTCGCTTACTCCCGTGGGGCCACGCCTGCGGGGGACAGCTAATCCCGGCTCCGCCTTCGACGTGGCTGGGCGAGCGGTCTGAAACCGATTGTGTGCGTCCGAGGGCTTCAGTTGCTTGTTACCGCAATCGACGATTGATATCGTAACACCTTATGAACTGTCACGATGTGAACCGGCGCGGGTTCTTGAAAACAGTGGGCGCTGCGCTCGGCGCGGGCGGGCTTATAGGTGGGTGCTCGAAGCCCGCCCCGGGCGGGGGCGACTTCCACGGGCGCACGCTCACGGTGTTCGTGTACTCCGGGCTGGACAAGATCTTCCAGGAGCACTTCGCCGGGCCGTTTGAAGCCAAGACCGGCGCGACGGTGGTGCTCGATCCCGGCTGGGAAGATT
The Gemmata palustris DNA segment above includes these coding regions:
- a CDS encoding molybdopterin molybdotransferase MoeA, coding for MREVADALAIVLKHAKPLKPEVTALAANALGQVLAADVVADTDSPPFSKSLRDGFAVRAADCASPNAELRVIEEVPAGKMPTKSVGAGEASRIFTGAPIPDGADAIVMQEDTQTLEGGRVRITDPDVKPRQYVYARGTEMRAGEPVMTAGTVINPAALGVLANVGQTAVPVFPRPRVGIIATGDELVEAGTKPSAGQIRNSNGPMLTAQTVRGGGLPQYLGIAKDDRVVTKALIAKGLAESQVLLIAGGVSVGDFDLVPNVLKELGVSFHVQQVRMKPGKPLLFGTTETGVLVFGLPGNPVSSFVGFELFVRPALRILGGHEAPGPRKIRLPVTEGLAESNDRPTYRPAQLVPGETGWSVRPLPNSGAPDLAGLQPADALLVLPAGEARVDRGTLMEVVLL